A region from the Clostridium beijerinckii genome encodes:
- the rbsK gene encoding ribokinase — MNKVCILGSINMDMVVSVNKMPLVGETIFSDNFKLAHGGKGANQAVASRRLGADVYMISKVGKDAYGLEIVNNLEKENINVNSIFKDDVKPTGTAIITVNNEGNNSIIVVPGANMTLKLKEIDKCKEVIGNSDIIVAQFETPIEVTMEAFKLAKENEVITILNPAPAKEIPTELLKYTDIVVPNETEATALTGVKVQDLESAKQAANIFFNDKVKYVIITLGDKGAAVISKESGVLIPAYKVNAVDSTAAGDSFIGAISTKLTKCNLNINSLIEAVKFGNKVSAIAVQREGAQPSIPFLKEINEIYKEE, encoded by the coding sequence ATGAATAAAGTTTGTATTCTTGGAAGTATTAATATGGATATGGTTGTTTCAGTAAATAAGATGCCACTAGTTGGAGAAACTATTTTTAGTGATAATTTTAAATTAGCACATGGAGGTAAAGGTGCTAATCAAGCAGTTGCATCACGAAGACTAGGTGCAGACGTATATATGATAAGCAAAGTAGGTAAAGATGCTTATGGATTGGAAATAGTAAATAATCTTGAAAAAGAAAATATAAATGTTAACAGTATATTTAAAGATGATGTCAAACCAACAGGTACAGCAATAATAACTGTAAACAATGAAGGAAATAATTCAATAATAGTTGTACCAGGTGCAAATATGACTCTTAAATTAAAAGAAATAGATAAGTGCAAAGAAGTTATAGGTAATAGTGACATAATAGTAGCTCAATTTGAAACACCAATAGAAGTTACAATGGAAGCGTTTAAACTTGCAAAAGAAAATGAAGTTATTACAATTTTAAATCCTGCTCCAGCAAAAGAAATTCCTACAGAGTTGCTTAAGTACACAGATATTGTAGTTCCTAATGAGACAGAAGCTACAGCATTAACAGGAGTAAAGGTTCAAGATTTAGAAAGTGCAAAACAAGCTGCAAATATATTTTTTAATGATAAAGTTAAATATGTAATCATTACATTAGGGGATAAGGGTGCAGCTGTAATATCCAAGGAAAGTGGAGTTTTAATACCTGCATATAAAGTAAATGCGGTAGATAGTACTGCAGCAGGAGATTCATTTATAGGAGCAATAAGTACTAAATTAACAAAATGTAATTTGAACATTAATTCACTAATAGAAGCAGTTAAATTTGGGAACAAAGTTTCAGCTATAGCAGTTCAAAGAGAAGGAGCTCAACCTTCAATACCATTTTTAAAAGAAATAAATGAGATTTATAAGGAGGAGTAA
- a CDS encoding D-ribose pyranase: MKKIGILNGEISSVVSKMGHKDLIAIGDCGLPIPDKTKRIDIALSKDIPSFIDTLKNVLLELQVEEVILATETEENNPKVFTEIKKQFENVKFTFITHEELKIMLNECKAVIRTGEQTPYANIILKSGVIF, translated from the coding sequence GTGAAGAAAATTGGCATTTTAAATGGAGAAATTTCTAGTGTAGTTTCAAAAATGGGACACAAAGATTTAATAGCTATAGGAGATTGTGGATTACCAATACCTGATAAAACAAAAAGGATAGACATAGCATTATCAAAAGATATTCCTAGTTTTATAGATACATTGAAGAATGTATTACTAGAACTTCAAGTAGAAGAGGTAATTTTGGCTACAGAAACAGAAGAAAATAATCCTAAAGTTTTCACTGAAATAAAAAAACAATTTGAAAATGTGAAATTTACTTTTATAACTCATGAAGAATTAAAAATAATGTTAAATGAGTGTAAGGCTGTAATTAGAACAGGAGAACAAACTCCTTATGCGAATATAATTCTTAAATCTGGAGTGATTTTTTAA
- a CDS encoding D-xylose ABC transporter ATP-binding protein (with RbsBCD acts to import ribose into the cell; RbsA contains 2 ATP-binding domain) → MEKNIPFLEMKGITKSFPGVKALEDINLSLYKGEVLALLGENGAGKSTLMKILSGVYQKDDGKVVIQGTEVDIKNVREAEKLGISIIHQELSVLPNLTVAENLFLGNEKINKLTKKLDRKTMNSMCKDYLKQIGCNVEPDEYVKNISIGEMQMLEIVKAISKNSNVIVMDEPTTALTDTETDNLFKVVQMLKSKDIAIIYISHRLDEIFAICDRINVLRDGKYVGEVKVKDVTKDDLITMMVGRKMEEQYPYKEPTNVTPILELKDICLEGVLKSINLQVRAGEILGMSGLMGAGRSEVAKVIFGEYKKTSGSIEINGKQVNINCPKDAIDNGIAYLSEDRKKEGLILPLSVKENMTLASLDKFEKKTFRINKADEKDIVDEHIKRLLIKTPNQDQLIKNLSGGNQQKVIIAKWLIQDPKVLIIDEPTKGIDVGAKKEIYDVLNALKAEGKAVIMISSDMPEVLGISDRVVVMHEGKITGELSRKEATQESIMKLAIGE, encoded by the coding sequence ATGGAAAAAAATATTCCTTTCCTTGAAATGAAAGGCATAACAAAAAGTTTTCCCGGAGTAAAGGCACTTGAAGACATAAATTTAAGCTTATATAAAGGAGAAGTATTAGCTCTTTTGGGGGAAAATGGTGCTGGAAAATCTACATTAATGAAGATTTTAAGTGGTGTTTATCAAAAAGACGATGGTAAAGTTGTTATACAAGGTACAGAAGTAGATATAAAAAATGTAAGGGAAGCTGAAAAATTAGGTATATCAATAATACATCAAGAATTAAGTGTGTTGCCCAATTTAACAGTTGCAGAGAATTTATTTTTAGGAAATGAAAAAATAAATAAATTAACTAAAAAACTAGATAGAAAAACAATGAACAGTATGTGTAAAGATTATCTAAAACAAATAGGATGTAATGTTGAGCCAGATGAGTATGTTAAAAATATAAGCATTGGAGAAATGCAAATGCTTGAAATAGTAAAAGCAATTTCTAAAAATTCCAATGTAATAGTTATGGATGAGCCAACAACAGCCTTAACAGATACGGAAACAGACAATCTTTTTAAAGTTGTTCAAATGCTTAAAAGTAAGGATATTGCAATAATATATATATCTCATAGATTGGACGAGATTTTTGCTATTTGCGATAGGATAAATGTTTTAAGGGATGGGAAATATGTAGGTGAAGTTAAAGTAAAAGATGTAACTAAGGATGATTTGATAACTATGATGGTAGGAAGAAAAATGGAGGAACAATATCCATATAAAGAACCCACTAATGTAACACCTATATTAGAATTGAAGGATATTTGTTTAGAAGGTGTTTTGAAATCAATTAATTTGCAAGTAAGAGCAGGAGAAATACTTGGAATGTCAGGCCTTATGGGTGCAGGTAGATCAGAAGTTGCAAAGGTTATCTTTGGAGAGTATAAAAAGACAAGTGGTTCTATTGAGATAAATGGGAAACAAGTAAACATAAATTGTCCTAAAGATGCAATAGACAACGGAATAGCATATTTATCAGAAGACAGAAAAAAAGAAGGTCTTATATTACCTTTATCCGTAAAAGAAAATATGACGTTAGCTTCTTTAGATAAGTTCGAAAAGAAAACGTTTCGTATAAATAAAGCAGATGAAAAAGATATAGTTGATGAACATATAAAAAGATTATTAATTAAAACACCTAATCAAGACCAATTAATAAAGAATTTAAGTGGTGGTAATCAACAAAAAGTTATTATTGCAAAGTGGCTTATACAGGATCCTAAAGTTTTAATAATAGATGAGCCGACAAAAGGTATAGATGTAGGTGCAAAAAAAGAAATATATGATGTCCTGAATGCATTAAAAGCTGAAGGAAAAGCAGTTATCATGATTTCTTCAGATATGCCAGAAGTACTTGGAATATCAGATAGAGTAGTAGTAATGCATGAAGGAAAAATAACTGGAGAGTTAAGCCGGAAAGAAGCAACTCAAGAAAGTATAATGAAATTAGCAATTGGAGAATAA
- a CDS encoding ribose ABC transporter permease, with translation MTNIKDNLLKYKSILALIILCIIVSVISPSFLQISNLRNLFTQISVNAVISLGMTFVILTGGIDLSVGSIVAIAGAVSAVTIKNTGSISLGILAALFTGILVGFINGIIVSKGKIQAFIATLATQTVFRGVTYVFTGGNPVSGLGSDFVKLTNSRILGIPVPVIITIIVFAICAYVLTQTRYGRYVYAVGGNEDSSRLSGINVNNVKNWVYIISGATAAIAGIIVTSRIGSAAPTAGSGYELDAIAAIVIGGTNLVGGEGTILGTIIGVLIIGVLNNGLNLMDVSAFYQTIVKGLVILLAVLIDKKKAN, from the coding sequence ATGACTAATATAAAAGATAATTTATTAAAATATAAATCTATTTTAGCATTAATTATATTATGCATAATTGTTAGTGTAATTTCACCATCATTTCTACAAATATCAAATTTAAGAAATTTATTTACTCAAATTTCTGTGAATGCAGTTATATCATTAGGAATGACTTTTGTAATACTTACAGGTGGAATAGACTTGTCTGTAGGATCAATTGTTGCAATAGCAGGTGCAGTATCAGCTGTAACTATAAAAAATACAGGAAGTATATCACTAGGAATATTAGCAGCATTATTTACAGGGATTTTAGTAGGGTTTATTAATGGAATAATTGTTTCAAAAGGAAAGATACAAGCATTTATAGCTACTTTAGCTACACAAACTGTATTTAGAGGAGTTACTTATGTATTTACTGGAGGTAATCCTGTATCTGGATTAGGTAGTGATTTCGTGAAACTAACTAATAGTAGAATATTAGGAATACCTGTTCCAGTTATTATTACTATAATTGTATTTGCAATTTGTGCGTATGTTTTGACACAAACTAGATATGGAAGATATGTATATGCAGTAGGTGGGAATGAAGATTCATCAAGACTTTCAGGCATAAATGTTAATAATGTTAAAAATTGGGTGTATATTATATCTGGTGCTACAGCTGCAATTGCAGGAATTATTGTTACAAGTAGAATAGGATCAGCAGCACCAACAGCTGGTAGTGGATATGAATTAGATGCAATAGCAGCAATAGTTATTGGTGGTACAAATTTAGTTGGTGGAGAAGGAACAATACTTGGAACAATAATAGGTGTGTTAATTATTGGAGTTTTAAACAATGGTTTAAATCTTATGGATGTTTCAGCCTTTTATCAAACTATAGTAAAGGGATTAGTAATACTATTAGCAGTTTTAATTGATAAGAAAAAGGCTAACTAA